The following is a genomic window from Phaseolus vulgaris cultivar G19833 chromosome 6, P. vulgaris v2.0, whole genome shotgun sequence.
taaaaaaactatttctttGGGATGTCGAGGTTTCTAGgagaataaattaataattatttgtttgtcTGGTCGGGCTTAACTATTTAAGTCCTTTACTTgtaaactttatattttaatactGGATTACCTTTCGAGAATTTTTTGGAATGTAAAAAACtacattttcttaaaaaaaaaacttattcccAAATGAATGGAAAGTAATACAAGAGATTAATGGAGTGAGAAGGAAACGCcctttcaatattttattatgaaattattttttaatataaattaaatgattaattaaattacttctaactattttgtaaaaacatatgaaaacaattTAGAAAAAAACATAATACTAGATTATTCTTTTTGCACACCTATAGTTTCATTGTACACCCATTCGGGTGGTTAAAAGACCAAACTGCTTCACTTGCTGCCACTATCCCTTATCCCTTGTCATTGTCGTCACCTTCATCAATGTGTTGCGTCATGAATGAAGTAGAGGaagaatatattttgaaatatacaatctaaaagtttttttaatgaaaaaaaaacttttaaatagtaccatctaaaattaattttttttattgtacaatctaaaaataaaaaataattctgaaTTAAATCTAGAGGTCAAAACAACTTATGGATTgtatgataaaaaattaattttggattacaaatttaaatgtgaaaaattaattCTTGAGTGTGCAATCCAGATTTGCACTCCCATATTTTCCTTCTACATtcctttaaataataaaattttcttttttcccCTTACAAATATTTAAAGATAGCAGAATTTAAAGTCATTTTTAAGGGCAATATAGGAGTTGTCTATTTATGGGTGCAGAAGGAAAATATGGGGTTACAAAAGAAGATCTTCACAAAACCAACAGTTCAACAGTTGAATGGTGTTTCTATAGGGCTGCTTCTTCATACatctccataccttcttgtgccacccccataaatttttcgtattccaaaaatacccttttcaatatttcggattacataatccagaagtctttttctagattcagaattagcttctggattatataatccggaagtcttttgtgattagcttctggattacataattcggaattcgtttctaaatatgaaattgacttccgattatgtaatccagaatatatcCGAattattctggattacataatccatagacttattatttcaaattcaaaggtgaaaaaaaaaagataaaatggtattttcatatttagtatggggtggcacaagaaggtatggaggtgtagaaAGAAAGAGTCTTCTATAGTAGGCCGAGTTTGGGGCCTACGTAGGCTGAAGCCCAATTGATTGTGAAGCAGAAAATAGATGACCAATCACACACTATATGCGAAGGTGATCGAAAAGAGCACCGTGAGATCTCTGCATCAGAGTTCAGAGGTAACATAACAAACTATCATTATTCAAAcgttttttctcttttcctaTTTTCACTTTCTCTCATTTTCCACCATTTTCTCGGCATCCAAACGCCCCCAAATAATAGGGTTCAATTCACCTCCGCTCCAAAATCAATCCATCAATTAATTCGCATTTtatttcactctctttttcaATTCGCGCTAGGAATTTCGTTTTCTCTGATCGGGATCTGGAAGGGAACGACTCGACATGGGTTTCCTGGTGACGACGCTGATCTTCATAGTGATCGGAATCATCGCGAGCCTCTGCACCAGAATCTGCTGCAACAGAGGACCTTCTACCAATCTGTACGCTTCTTTTCCCTTTCTCTCTCCGTTATGTTTTAAGTTCTCAATGGATTCATTGCGGTATCCTAGCAATCTCGAGAGTCTTTTGCGTTCGAAGAATTAGGAGGCTCTTCACTCAATTGGACTGTATAGTACGACGTATTTCTGAATTGGATTTCGTGATTTGGTTGTGTGAGTGGATTATCTCATCATTAGTTAGTTGGATTTTGATCCGATGAATTTGTGGATTGTTTGGAGAATGTGTTTTGTCGTTTTCTGTTGTGAATCCTTCTGCTACTTTAAAGATTTGCTGTGATTTAGGGGGATGAACTTAGATTAAGGTTGTCTTGCTCAAAATTAAGTTATTTGTAGTCAGGCAGGGATAAGGCTTTGTTGTTGTCGTCGTTGTTGTATTTATAGTGAGACATTACTGATTCACTTCAGAAGGATGAGTTAGCCAGTATTTTGGGAAAGAAATATATTCCTGGATGTTAATTGTTTCTCTGGAGTTTGTTTGCATGTAAAGAAAGCGAGAGTGTATGTTTTCTCCTTCTGGCGTGTGGTTGCTTCCTTGGTTATGGCAGTGTGCTTGATTCTTGTTGCACACCTTTACTGTTATCGGTCGGTTCTTATTTGtgtgtttatttttctgttagAAGCTCCATAGAACATCAATCCCTTTCACGTTCTGTTGTTCTCGTGAGAACAAACACACTTAGTAGTTAACAAATTGATATGATTATCAACTATGTATTGCAAACTTTTGTGTtttataaatattcaaatttatttagtcACTTGAGTGGGCTCTGAAGAATTTATACAGACACATGCATTCTCTGTATATGTGTGAATTGTTCTTATTGACGCATGTCTAATCTCTTCTTATTCTGTTGCAGATTTCACCTAACTTTGGTAATTACTGCAACAATTTGCTGCTGGATGATGTAAGTGTTGTTTGATGGGCATTCTtcctttatttttcattaagtTAAAAATAGGTATTAGAGAGAATTTTTGCACCTATATCTTTTATTTCCCCTGACAaggaatttatttattacattagaataaaaaaaatatatgccTTTTTCTTCACGTAGATAACTCCACTCACAGGCTGTCATTTATTGATTAGACCATGATACTGGCGTGCTGCGTGTGagtttttatctttattttctaaataccTGAGCTGAATAGCCGCACTCCTATGAAGAATAGTAATTGAAGCAGTGTAACTGAATTCTGTGATGGTAGGATAATTTTAAGTGTTTGTACCTGAACATATATAAGCCTTGATGCCTTTATTCTATTATAAAAGGACATTAgttttattagtaaaaaaagGAGCCTGCCATGCCACAAATGTGATAATAGTAACTCAGAATGTCTCAAGCGAAGTTTCTCTCTTTCTATAGTATACCTATTCATTCTCATTCTTGTATATGCACATCTTAGATGTGTAATTTTACTAGaggaaattataaatattttatgtacTTATTTATTTGCATTTctgttataaatatttattttcattatttacaATGAGCTTGTGATAAAATATGATGAACATGAGTAACTGTTTGTTCAAAAGGgattgttttgtttatttttttgggAATTCGGTTATAACTTTCTTTGTTGATAGTTCATTCCCAAGTTTTTGTCTACTTATATTATTGAATCCTATCTTGATTGATCTTTCAGTGAGCTATTTTCCGCTTGTGTTTGGTTCAGTTGTAATTATAGCTTATAAATAACAAATCATGTCTTTGCCATAGGCTCAATGTTGGTTTTTTCTCTGTTCTTTTAGGTGGGCGATTGTATATGTGGCACAGATGAAGCCACTCATTGTACCTATATTGAGTGAGGGCGAATAAGTCTCGCAACAGATGTAGCTCCTTGTAAGTTAGAGAACATGGATCACAAATTGGCTGCTGCATAGAATTTGGTTTTGGTTATCATGAGTTATTCAGTATATTTTTCTGAGTGGAACTGAAGTGTATGTATTTCTTGTCGGATAATGGCATTTCTATTGCTACCTGATATTAGTCGTGTTACGAATATCACTCATTCTGTTATTCATTTTAGATATCCGTGGATAATGGTATCAAATATGTATTCTGGTGAAAAATAAGTTGATGAAAGGGAAAGTATGTTTTGTCTAAGATTCAAAAATTTCTTGTGTCATGTTTGGCACTTCTCATGTACTATACAAATCGCGCTGGTCGCTTACCAGATGACTGAAATGTTAATTGAAATACTGATAACCGAtagtaatttaataattttagcaTTCCTTGTTAGTATTTAGCTCAAGATGCCTTACGTAATGCTTACAACAGCTGGGCAACATTTTGTTTCTGAAAGAATATTAGGTTGATTGCAGAAGTccctaaacaaaataaaatcaattagcAGTTTACAGTGATAGCAAAGCTATGACACTAGACATAAGCCACTCATGCACACAAATTGCATATTTATTAAATCAATTGGTTTGAAGTTTTCTTCTCTTTACTTACTGGAATCTTACCATAGAGATCTTCTGGTCAAGGCAAGAGTGTTAGCAGTCACACCACACGGGAGAAGGCAATCGTGACATTTAAATTATTCGCATGAACTTTGAGCTCGGTTTTTTCACTTTATAGCATAAGCAGTAAAAAAAAGGACAGCATTTCCGTGTTAGAGGTCAAGAGACCACGTTTTACTGATCTATGTCTAAAAGCAGAAATCATAAGTTTTATATCTGAATGGTTTATTGAATGCTTTAGGGAAGACTTTTCTTAAAAACGGGGGAAAGGTCCATTTCGTTGGTTTCTATAtagaattttgttttcataCGTTAAAAAACTGATTATCGTTAATAACAATGAGAATTACATTACGTCCCTGGTGAGAGAAGGACCTCGTCCTTGTGTTCCTAAAGAGTTTTAATTTTCTGGGAAAGAAGGGTCTCAGTAAACTTATAATAGAGAATAACAGTATTGATTAGTTCATTCATTGGTGAATTAGGTGATGTTAGTGTTGAATAAATTGAAGTGAAGAGCAGGGTCATT
Proteins encoded in this region:
- the LOC137831279 gene encoding V-type proton ATPase subunit e1 translates to MGFLVTTLIFIVIGIIASLCTRICCNRGPSTNLFHLTLVITATICCWMMWAIVYVAQMKPLIVPILSEGE